Proteins from one Malaya genurostris strain Urasoe2022 chromosome 2, Malgen_1.1, whole genome shotgun sequence genomic window:
- the LOC131427961 gene encoding glucose dehydrogenase [FAD, quinone]-like: protein MNAVSAILFLTLAGCCLIQAQESIMSLIEFLQDGGKRLNEELPNRRNIDEEYDFVIVGAGSAGCALAARLSEISDWSILLIEAGSNENLLMDIPMFVHYLQSYDVNWDYRTKPSDEYCLAFKNNQCRFPRGKVMGGSSVLNYMIYTRGNRRDFDGWAEAGNEGWSYKDVLPYFQKLEHSVVPDAYPGYAGKDGPLSVSYVPYKSPIAKLFLEATIESGVPYVDYNGPSQVGVSFIQSTTRNGYRDSTNVAYLYPLKNRTNLHVKKRSQVTKVIIDKETNQAVGVKFYHNRNYYTVKARREVIVSAGAIGSPHLLMLSGIGPKRHLQEKGIKAIVDLPVGYNFQDHTAAGALTFLVNNTGSMMVERMMSLTNFMDYQLHHKGPFTSIGGCETVSFFDSEHPNDPDGWPDYEILQIGGTMAGDPSFELNFNYKHETFQKLFGDIQKTGQSGFTIFPLILRPRSKGRIYLKSGNPFIYPVIDPNYFSDPYDLDISVKAIRKALEIVEQPAMQRINAHLLPIPMPGCEHLEFNSDDYWRCFTRHATYTIYHHVGTCKMGPPKDPSAVVDSRLRVYGVKGLRVVDASIMPKVPAGHTNAPTVMIAEKAADMIKEDWNMVR, encoded by the coding sequence ATGAATGCTGTGTCCGCAATATTATTCCTAACTCTAGCAGGATGCTGCTTAATACAGGCGCAGGAAAGTATTATGTCCTTGATCGAGTTCCTTCAGGATGGTGGAAAAAGGTTGAACGAAGAGTTACCGAATCGGAGAAATATCGATGAAGAATATGATTTTGTGATCGTTGGAGCAGGATCTGCCGGATGTGCATTAGCAGCGAGGTTGTCCGAAATCAGTGATTGGAGCATTTTATTGATTGAAGCGGGTTCCAACGAGAACTTGCTTATGGATATCCCAATGTTCGTGCACTACCTGCAAAGTTACGATGTGAATTGGGACTATAGAACAAAACCCAGTGATGAGTATTGTCTCGCGTTTAAAAACAACCAGTGTAGATTCCCACGTGGAAAAGTTATGGGCGGGTCTAGTGTTCTCAATTACATGATATACACGAGGGGAAATCGACGAGACTTCGACGGTTGGGCAGAAGCCGGAAATGAAGGATGGAGCTACAAAGATGTTTTACCGTACTttcaaaagttagaacacagtgTAGTTCCGGATGCGTACCCCGGCTACGCTGGAAAGGATGGACCATTATCAGTTTCCTATGTACCTTATAAGTCGCCAATAGCCAAATTGTTCCTGGAAGCCACGATAGAATCTGGAGTTCCCTATGTTGACTACAATGGGCCTAGTCAAGTCGGTGTATCGTTTattcaaagcacaaccagaaatgGTTATCGTGATAGTACTAATGTAGCTTATTTATATCCACTGAAAAACAGAACCAATCTGCATGTTAAGAAAAGAAGTCAAGTTACCAAAGTTATTATAGATAAAGAAACGAATCAAGCAGTAGGAGTGAAATTCTATCACAACCGTAACTACTATACAGTGAAAGCCCGACGTGAAGTTATAGTGTCCGCTGGGGCAATTGGATCGCCTCATTTGCTGATGCTGTCCGGCATCGGCCCGAAACGCCATCTACAGGAAAaaggcatcaaagcaattgtggATTTACCTGTAGGCTATAACTTTCAGGATCACACAGCTGCTGGAGCTCTCACATTCTTAGTTAATAACACCGGCAGTATGATGGTCGAGCGAATGATGTCACTGACAAATTTCATGGACTACCAGTTGCATCACAAAGGCCCATTTACGTCAATCGGAGGGTGTGAGACAGTTAGTTTTTTTGACTCGGAACATCCCAACGATCCCGATGGATGGCCAGATTATGAAATACTTCAGATCGGTGGTACGATGGCCGGAGATCCCTCGTTCGAATTAAACTTCAACTACAAACACGAAACATTCCAAAAACTGTTTGGTGACATACAAAAAACTGGTCAAAGCGGATTTACGATATTTCCTTTGATTCTCCGCCCTCGAAGCAAAGgacgaatatatctcaaaagtggaaatccatttatatatcCAGTAATTGATCCAAACTATTTTTCCGATCCATACGATCTGGACATCTCAGTCAAAGCCATCCGGAAGGCACTGGAGATCGTAGAACAGCCAGCAATGCAGCGCATCAACGCTCATTTGTTGCCTATACCGATGCCAGGATGTGAACACCTTGAGTTCAATTCCGATGATTACTGGCGTTGCTTTACCAGACATGCCACCTACACAATCTATCATCATGTGGGCACTTGTAAAATGGGACCTCCAAAAGATCCTTCGGCCGTTGTAGACTCGCGATTACGTGTTTACGGCGTGAAAGGATTGAGAGTGGTCGATGCTAGTATTATGCCAAAAGTTCCGGCGGGACACACCAATGCACCGACGGTAATGATTGCTGAAAAAGCAGCCGACATGATCAAGGAGGATTGGAATATGGTTCGGTGA